One region of Salvia miltiorrhiza cultivar Shanhuang (shh) chromosome 3, IMPLAD_Smil_shh, whole genome shotgun sequence genomic DNA includes:
- the LOC131018655 gene encoding uncharacterized protein LOC131018655, whose translation MMLTLLVSGPHQPGNDIDVYLAPLIDDLKQLWEVGAEIYDAYHKENFMLRAVLLWTINDFPAYGNLSGSKVKGYFACPVCADQTYAKNLKHSRKMSYTGHRRFLPDHHPYRRQKKAFNGKNELGPTPNILSGSEVFERVENINCVWGKKSKKSQSKGADDKSAWKKKSIFFELEYWKHLHIRHCLDVMHIEKNVCESLFGTLLNIPGKTKDGVKARLDLADMGLRNELAPMIGEKRTYLPPACYTLSKAEKRQVCAFFGGVKVPTGYSSNVASLLSADDSKLVGLKSHDCHTLMQQLLPVAIRGVLTKQVRYDITRLCFFFNVLCNKVVDVSKLEDIQGDITTTLCLLEKHFPPSFFDIMVHLTIHLVREVKLCGPVWYRWMYPFERFMRVLKGYVRNRNCPEGCIAECYIAEEALEFCSDYLHNVHTAGLPSTHRQVKLTKPLSAPHMKSIDQNEWEQAHLYMLTNDDIVTPLIEEHLADVKIMNPRKVKNGKWLQDEHNRTFISWLRKRVANVNTHTTQQIPERLQWLARGPNNRVLTYDAYMINGVTFHTKARDNIRAVQNSGVSLVAKTMQVASAKDSNPIVSDMTFYGVIDEIWEIDYNIFREVMFKCSWVENNNGIRVDDFGFTLVNLNRIGFKSDSFILGSQARQVFYVEDTQNSGWSVALSVPCVAYTEEIEDDDVSHFAIHHQHFSNGLPQIDVTNETDLPYVRVDCDGIWVDNAKS comes from the exons ATTGATGATTTGAAACAATTGTGGGAAGTAGGTGCTGAGATATATGATGCATATCACAAAGAAAATTTCATGCTCCGAGCTGTCTTACTTTGGACAATCAATGATTTTCCTGCATATGGCAATTTATCAGGGAGCAAAGTTAAAGGGTATTTTGCATGTCCTGTTTGTGCTGACCAAACTTATGCCAAAAATTTAAAGCACAGCAGAAAAATGTCATATACAGGACATCGGAGATTCTTACCAGACCATCATCCTTATCGAAGACAGAAGAAAGCATTTAATGGGAAGAATGAGTTAGGACCTACTCCCAATATATTGAGTGGCTCTGAAGTCTTTGAAAGGGTGGAGAATATCAATTGCGTGTGGGGTAAAAAGAGTAAGAAATCTCAATCAAAAGGAGCTGACGATAAGAGTGCTTGGAAGAAGAAATCTATATTCTTTGAGTTGGAGTATTGGAAGCATTTGCACATTCGACATTGTCTTGATGTGATGCATATTGAGAAGAATGTATGTGAAAGTTTGTTTGGGACATTACTTAACATTCCAGGAAAAACAAAGGATGGAGTGAAAGCAAGATTAGATCTTGCAGATATGGGATTGAGAAATGAGTTGGCACCAATGATAGGGGAAAAAAGAACATATTTGCCACCTGCTTGTTATACTCTAAGCAAGGCAGAGAAACGACAAGTCTGTGCATTTTTTGGAGGAGTGAAAGTGCCAACAGGTTATTCATCAAATGTAGCAAGTCTTTTGTCCGCTGATGACTCGAAGCTTGTTGGTCTTAAGTCACATGATTGTCATACTTTAATGCAACAATTGCTTCCGGTAGCCATACGCGGTGTGTTGACAAAGCAAGTGCGGTATGACATTACTAGATTGTGTTTCTTTTTCAATGTCTTATGTAACAAAGTTGTTGACGTTTCAAAGTTGGAAGACATTCAAGGAGATATCACAACCACATTGTGCCTGCTTGAAAAACACTTTCCTCCTTCATTCTTTGACATAATGGTCCATTTAACTATCCATCTTGTTCGTGAGGTAAAACTATGTGGACCAGTGTGGTATAGGTGGATGTATCCATTTGAGAGGTTCATGCGTGTGTTGAAAGGTTATGTGAGAAATCGCAACTGTCCTGAAGGATGTATCGCTGAATGCTACATTGCTGAAGAAGCTTTGGAGTTCTGCTCTGACTACTTACACAATGTTCACACAGCAGGATTGCCTTCTACTCATCGCCAAGTTAAGCTAACAAAACCTCTATCAGCTCCTCATATGAAATCAATTGACCAGAATGAATGGGAGCAAGCACATCTATACATGCTCACAAATGATGACATCGTCACTCCTTTGATTGA GGAACATCTTGCAGACGTGAAAATAATGAATCCTAGAAAGGTGAAGAATGGAAAATGGTTGCAAGATGAGCACAATCGAACATTTATTTCGTGGTTGCGGAAGCGA GTTGCAAATGTCAATACTCACACCACACAACAAATACCAGAAAGGTTACAGTGGTTGGCACGAGGACCTAACAATAGAGTTTTGACGTATGATGCTTATATGATAAATGGTGTGACATTTCATACGAAGGCACGTGATAACATACGAGCTGTTCAAAACTCTGGAGTAAGTTTGGTAGCAAAAACAATGCAAGTGGCAAGTGCAAAGGATAGCAATCCTATTGTGTCAGACATGACTTTTTATGGAGTTATAGATGAAATATGGGAGATAGATTATAATATTTTTCGAGAAGTAATGTTCAAGTGTAGTTGGGTGGAGAATAATAATGGCATTAGAGTTGATGACTTCGGGTTTACATTGGTAAATCTCAATAGAATTGGATTCAAATCCGATTCTTTTATCTTGGGGAGTCAAGCAAGACAAGTGTTTTATGTGGAAGACACTCAAAATTCTGGATGGTCTGTAGCGCTCTCTGTTCCTTGTGTAGCATACACTGAAGAAATTGAGGATGATGATGTCAGTCATTTTGCTATTCACCATCAACATTTTAGCAATGGACTGCCACAGATAGATGTCACTAATGAAACTGATCTACCATATGTTCGTGTAGATTGTGATGGAATTTGGGTTGACAACGCAAAATCATAA